One stretch of Bacteroidales bacterium DNA includes these proteins:
- a CDS encoding D-alanine--D-alanine ligase — MILPFEPFTVGLTYDLRDDYLKEGYSHDETAEFDKEETIEGIEQALQKAGFHTVRIGHIRNLVQRLSAGERWDLVFNIAEGMYGLAREAQVPCLLDAYRIPYVFSDSSVLALALHKGLTKRVVRDAGIPTPEFAEIYAPDDVQSVHLPFPLFAKPVAEGTGKGITGSSRITTREQLRSVCLQLLETYHQPVLVERYLSGREFTVGLVGTGDTARVVGVMEITLDGSASEIYSLYVKENYENFARYSVPEKEVQSACAKIALDAWRILGCRDGGRIDLKMDENGIPNFLEVNPLAGLNYKHSDLPLLCKLNGIDFQSLIEMIMDSALKRISEYAGPYSSHRV, encoded by the coding sequence ATGATTCTGCCTTTTGAACCGTTTACTGTGGGGTTGACGTACGACCTCCGGGATGACTATCTGAAAGAAGGGTATTCCCACGATGAAACCGCCGAATTCGACAAGGAGGAAACCATTGAGGGAATTGAACAGGCTCTGCAAAAAGCCGGTTTTCATACGGTGCGGATTGGTCATATCCGTAATCTTGTTCAGCGGCTTTCAGCAGGGGAACGATGGGACCTTGTGTTCAACATAGCGGAGGGAATGTACGGCCTGGCCCGCGAAGCCCAGGTGCCCTGCCTGCTGGATGCCTACCGCATTCCCTATGTTTTTTCCGACAGCTCCGTACTGGCCCTGGCCTTGCACAAGGGACTCACAAAACGTGTGGTACGGGATGCCGGAATTCCTACACCGGAATTTGCGGAAATTTATGCACCCGATGACGTGCAGTCTGTTCACCTTCCCTTCCCCTTGTTCGCCAAACCGGTAGCTGAAGGTACCGGTAAGGGCATCACAGGATCTTCCCGAATTACTACCCGGGAACAACTCAGATCGGTTTGCCTGCAATTGCTGGAAACCTACCACCAGCCGGTATTAGTGGAACGTTACCTCAGCGGCAGGGAGTTCACTGTGGGCCTTGTCGGTACAGGAGATACTGCCAGGGTTGTCGGCGTCATGGAAATAACCCTGGATGGTTCCGCCTCGGAAATTTACAGCCTCTATGTGAAAGAGAACTATGAGAATTTTGCCAGATACTCAGTGCCCGAAAAAGAGGTGCAGTCGGCCTGTGCAAAAATAGCCCTGGACGCATGGCGCATTCTTGGTTGCCGCGACGGAGGAAGAATTGACCTGAAAATGGATGAAAACGGCATTCCCAATTTTCTGGAGGTAAATCCTCTGGCAGGACTTAACTATAAGCACTCCGACCTCCCTCTGCTCTGCAAGCTGAATGGCATTGATTTTCAGTCACTGATCGAAATGATTATGGATTCAGCACTGAAACGCATCTCTGAATATGCCGGCCCGTATAG